The Pseudomonas allokribbensis genome has a window encoding:
- a CDS encoding FdhF/YdeP family oxidoreductase, translating into MSQVDRYKPYKGAAAGWGAVISLTKNWLGSENALKNIRAMLKTNQNGGFDCPGCAWGEAPGASMLKFCENGAKAVNWEATGRLVDPAFFNKYTVSTLAEQSDYWLEYQGRITHPMRYDARVDRYVETTWDEAFALIAKHLKGLKSPHEAEFYTSGRASNEAAFLYQLFVRAYGTNNFPDCSNMCHEASAVSMGETLGVGKGTVVYEDLHHADAIFVIGQNPGTNHPRMLEPLREAVKRGAQVVCINPLKERGLERFQNPQNPIEMLSNGWEATNTAYFRPALGGDMAMIRGMVKFLLQWEREAQATGGEPVFDHAFIAEHTSGLDSYLAEVDATSWEHIVEQSGVPLHDIELAARMYARAKSVIMCWAMGLTQHVHSVPTLQEVINLQLLRGNVGRPGAGLSPVRGHSNVQGDRTMGINELAPKELMDALEKRFNFKVPRMHGHNTVMAIGAMERGEAKVFIGLGGNFAQATPDTPRTHEAMRKLDLTVHISTKLNRSHLVTGRDALILPCLGRTDIDVQAEGPQGVTVEDTFSMVHLSFGQLKPKSAHLKSEPAIIAGIAAATLGKHPIDWEWAVGDYGRIRNLIADVIPGFENFNEKLLIPGGFHLGNDASDRVWNTESGKAQFTPCVLPEHLISEGVRNLPVKPHLILQTMRSHDQYNTTLYGLDDRYRGVYGMRDVVFANEQDIRRLGFEPGQKVDLVALWGDERERRVSGFTLIAYDIPAGQAAAYYPETNPLVPLESYGDRTYTPTSKFVAIRLEAAEASNLIPSSVA; encoded by the coding sequence ATGTCACAAGTCGACCGTTACAAACCCTACAAGGGCGCCGCTGCAGGATGGGGCGCTGTGATCAGCCTCACCAAGAACTGGCTGGGCAGTGAAAACGCCCTGAAAAACATCCGCGCCATGCTCAAGACCAACCAGAACGGCGGCTTCGACTGCCCCGGTTGCGCCTGGGGTGAAGCACCCGGCGCGAGTATGCTGAAGTTCTGCGAGAACGGCGCCAAAGCGGTGAACTGGGAAGCCACCGGCCGCCTGGTCGATCCGGCGTTCTTCAACAAGTACACGGTGTCGACGCTGGCCGAGCAAAGCGATTACTGGCTTGAATACCAGGGCCGGATCACCCATCCGATGCGCTACGACGCCCGGGTCGATCGCTATGTCGAGACCACCTGGGACGAGGCGTTCGCGCTGATCGCCAAGCACCTCAAAGGCCTGAAATCGCCTCACGAGGCCGAGTTCTACACCTCGGGTCGCGCCAGCAACGAAGCAGCGTTTCTCTATCAGTTGTTCGTCCGCGCCTACGGCACCAACAACTTCCCGGACTGCTCGAACATGTGCCACGAAGCCAGTGCGGTGAGCATGGGCGAGACCCTGGGCGTCGGCAAAGGCACCGTGGTCTATGAAGACCTGCACCACGCCGACGCGATTTTCGTGATCGGCCAGAACCCCGGCACCAACCACCCGCGCATGCTCGAACCGTTGCGTGAAGCGGTGAAGCGTGGCGCGCAGGTGGTGTGCATCAACCCGCTCAAGGAGCGTGGGCTGGAGCGTTTCCAGAACCCGCAAAACCCGATCGAAATGCTCAGCAACGGCTGGGAAGCGACCAACACCGCGTACTTCCGTCCAGCCTTGGGCGGCGACATGGCGATGATCCGCGGCATGGTCAAGTTCCTGCTGCAATGGGAGCGTGAGGCCCAGGCCACGGGCGGCGAACCGGTGTTCGATCACGCGTTCATTGCCGAGCACACGTCGGGTCTCGACAGCTATCTGGCCGAAGTCGATGCCACGAGCTGGGAGCACATCGTCGAGCAGTCCGGTGTGCCGCTGCATGACATCGAACTGGCCGCGCGCATGTATGCCCGCGCCAAGAGCGTGATCATGTGCTGGGCCATGGGCCTGACCCAACACGTGCACTCGGTGCCGACCCTGCAGGAAGTCATCAACCTGCAACTGCTGCGCGGCAACGTTGGCCGTCCGGGTGCCGGGCTGTCACCGGTGCGTGGCCACAGCAACGTGCAGGGCGACCGCACGATGGGCATCAACGAACTGGCGCCGAAAGAGCTGATGGATGCCCTGGAAAAGCGCTTCAACTTCAAGGTGCCGCGCATGCACGGCCACAACACGGTCATGGCGATTGGTGCCATGGAACGTGGCGAAGCCAAGGTGTTTATCGGTCTGGGCGGCAACTTCGCCCAGGCCACGCCGGACACCCCGCGCACCCACGAGGCGATGCGCAAACTCGACCTGACCGTGCACATCTCGACCAAGCTCAACCGCAGCCATCTGGTGACCGGGCGTGATGCGCTGATCCTGCCGTGCCTGGGCCGTACCGATATCGACGTGCAGGCCGAAGGTCCGCAAGGCGTGACCGTGGAAGACACCTTCAGCATGGTGCACTTGTCGTTCGGTCAGTTGAAGCCGAAGTCGGCGCACCTGAAGTCCGAGCCGGCGATCATTGCCGGGATTGCCGCCGCGACCCTGGGCAAACACCCGATCGACTGGGAATGGGCGGTGGGCGACTACGGGCGCATCCGCAACCTGATCGCCGACGTGATTCCGGGCTTCGAGAATTTCAACGAGAAGCTGCTGATCCCGGGTGGGTTCCACCTCGGCAACGACGCTTCAGACCGTGTCTGGAACACCGAATCCGGTAAAGCCCAGTTCACCCCGTGCGTGCTGCCGGAGCATCTGATCAGCGAAGGTGTGCGTAACCTGCCGGTCAAACCGCATCTGATCCTGCAAACCATGCGTTCTCACGATCAGTACAACACCACGCTATACGGCCTCGACGACCGTTATCGCGGGGTCTACGGCATGCGCGACGTGGTGTTCGCCAACGAGCAGGATATCCGCCGGCTCGGTTTCGAACCGGGGCAGAAGGTTGATCTTGTGGCGCTGTGGGGCGACGAGCGCGAGCGTCGGGTCAGCGGTTTCACCCTGATCGCCTACGACATTCCAGCGGGGCAAGCCGCTGCGTACTACCCGGAAACCAATCCGCTGGTGCCGCTGGAAAGCTACGGAGACCGAACTTACACGCCGACCTCCAAGTTCGTGGCGATCCGCCTCGAGGCGGCCGAGGCGAGCAACCTGATCCCGTCGTCGGTGGCCTGA
- the moaA gene encoding GTP 3',8-cyclase MoaA: protein MSERVLIDGYNRRVDYLRMSVTDRCDFRCVYCMAEDMQFLPRQRVLTLEEIYQLAQSFVALGTRKIRLTGGEPLIRPGVVGLCKQIAALPGLRELCLTTNGSQLGKLASPLFDAGVKRLNVSLDSLDPVLFKQMTRTGDLAQVINGIDAAREAGFTRTKLNCVVMQGRNDHEINDLVQFAIERDLDISFIEEMPLGIISEHSRAESFFSSTQVREKIAERYTLIDSAESTQGPSRYWRLAEAPHIRLGFISPHSHNFCGTCNRVRLTVEGRLLLCLGNEHSVDLKAVLRAHPGQPERLEKAIIEAMKLKPYRHNFEVNDDVQVVRFMNMTGG from the coding sequence ATGTCAGAGCGCGTCTTGATCGATGGTTACAACCGCCGCGTCGACTACCTGCGTATGTCGGTCACCGACCGCTGCGACTTTCGCTGCGTGTATTGCATGGCTGAAGACATGCAGTTTCTGCCACGCCAACGGGTACTGACGCTGGAGGAGATCTATCAACTGGCGCAGAGCTTTGTCGCACTGGGCACCCGCAAGATCCGCCTGACCGGCGGTGAGCCGCTGATTCGTCCCGGCGTCGTCGGGTTGTGCAAGCAGATTGCTGCCCTGCCCGGCCTGCGCGAGTTGTGCCTGACCACCAACGGTTCGCAGCTCGGCAAACTCGCCAGCCCGCTGTTCGACGCCGGGGTCAAGCGCCTCAACGTCAGCCTCGACAGCCTTGACCCTGTGCTTTTCAAACAAATGACCCGCACCGGCGACCTGGCACAAGTGATCAACGGCATAGATGCCGCCCGCGAGGCCGGATTTACCCGCACTAAACTCAACTGCGTGGTGATGCAGGGCCGCAACGATCACGAGATCAACGACCTGGTGCAGTTCGCCATCGAGCGGGATCTGGACATTTCCTTTATCGAGGAAATGCCGCTGGGCATCATCAGCGAACACAGTCGCGCCGAGTCGTTCTTTTCCAGCACCCAGGTGCGCGAAAAGATCGCCGAACGCTACACCCTGATCGATTCCGCCGAGTCGACCCAGGGCCCGTCGCGTTACTGGCGGCTGGCAGAAGCGCCGCACATTCGGCTGGGGTTCATTTCGCCCCACAGCCACAACTTCTGCGGCACCTGCAACCGGGTGCGGCTGACGGTCGAGGGGCGTTTGCTACTGTGTCTGGGGAACGAGCATTCGGTGGATTTGAAAGCGGTGCTGCGCGCCCATCCGGGTCAACCGGAGCGGCTGGAGAAAGCGATCATCGAAGCGATGAAGCTCAAGCCTTACCGGCACAACTTTGAAGTGAACGACGACGTGCAAGTGGTGCGTTTCATGAACATGACCGGCGGCTGA